CCGGCAACTCGCCGACGGAGGTCCTCGCGGCGGTGTTCGACCGCCTGGGCATCGACACCGGACTCGACGTCGGCGCCCTGCTCGACGGGGCCGAGGAGATCGTCCGCCCGTACCTGAACCGGTGGCCGAAGATGGACCGCAACGCGATCGTGCAGGGCTGGGCCGGGGTGTACTCGAGCTTCCTGCTGCACGCGGAGCGCGCGGCGGAGCGGTACGGCGTCCCGGCGCAGGCGATCCTGCGCCGCTGCGGCGAACTCGCGCTGGTGGGCGGCCAGGAGGACATGATCATCGACGTCGCGGTGACGCTGGCCGCGGAGCAGAAGGGCTAGCGCGCGAAGCGGTCCAGTGCCGCGAGCTTCCAGCCCCGCTTGACGTCACTGGCCCGGTGCCCGGAGTGGTCGTCGACCAGCAGCTCCGCACCGGGCCAGGCTTCGGCCAGTTCCCACGCGGTCGTCACCGGGCAGCTGAGGTCGAGCCGCCCGTGGATCAGCACGCCGGGGATGCCGGCGAGGCGCCCCGCGTCGCGGATCACGGCGCCTTCCTCCAGCCAGCCGGCGTGCGCGTAGTAGTGCGTCGTGAGCCGGACGAACGCGAGCGTGGCGTCGTCCACCGGTTCGTCCTGGACCGGGGGAGCGCCCGGTTCGAGGGACAGCACGACGTCCTCCCACCGGCGCCACGCGGCCGCCGCGCGGTCCCGGACCGCCGGATCCGAGGAGGACATCAGCTCGGCGTAAGCCGCGACGTCGTCGTCGGCGCCCAGCGTGAACCGCGCCCATTCCTCGGGGAAGAACCGGCGCACGCCGCGGTAGAGCCAGTCGATCTCCGACCGGCGCGTGGTGCTGATCGCGCTGACCACGATCTCCGAGACCCGCTCGGGGAAGCGCTCGGCGTACACCAGGGCCAGGGTCGTGCCCCACGAGCCGCCGGTCACCAGCCAGCGCTCGATGCCGAGGTGCTCGCGCAGCCGTTCGAGGTCGGCGACGAGGTGCTCGGTCGTGTTGTCGCGCACCGACGTCGTCGCGTGCGGCACGCTCCGGCCGCAGCCGCGCTGGTCGAGGAGCACGACCCGGTAGCGGGCGGGGTCGAACATCCGCCGCATGCCCGGCGCGCTGCCCTGACCGGGTCCGCCGTGCAGCACGACCGCGGGCTTGCCCTCGGGGTTGCCGGAGGTCTCCCAATGGATCCGGTGCCCGTCGCCGACGTCGAGGAGCCCCTGGTCGTACGGCTCGATCGGCGGGAACAGCTCGGCCATGGCGGGTGTCCTCTTTCGGTCAACGTCCGGTCTTGACCGGTCCGCGCCGCGCCTCCGGCCGACAGAATCGGTCCCGTTGATCATTCCACTTCAGCTGAGGGGACTTCGATGAAACGCAGGATCTTCGCCGCGGCCGTGGCCTGCGCGGCCACGTTCGCCGGGCTGCTCGGCGCCGCTCCGGCGGCCAATGCGGCGACGGCGGTGACCTTCACCCCGCGCACGGTGACCTCGCCGCACGAGACCCAGTACGTCGGCGCGCTCGGCTCGGTGCAGCTGCCGATGACGGCCAACCAGACCGCGTACGTCTACTCGACACTGCGCGCGAACAACGCGTCGAACACGACGCTGATCGACAACGAGGTCCGCTGTTCGAGCACGAGCGGCTGGACGAAGAACGAGGTGCTCGGGCAGAACGTCCTGATCGCGAGCGCCACCAGCGCCCCCGCATCGCTGCGGGACATCAGCGTGACGACGCGGTTCCTGGTCCACCCGGGCGCGGCGGGCACCGTCACGTGCACGACGTACCTGCGGAGCGCGAACCTCGGGCTGGGCAACTCGACCGTGAGCCTGGTCAGCGGCGAGCTGAAGTTCGCGGACACCAGCGTCGCGAACACGACCGCCGGCACGCCGCCGCAGGCCGACGACGGCGACACGCCTCCCGGCCGCGTCATCGGCCTCAGTTCGGCAGCCTCGACGGTCCGCGAGCCGGCCTCGAACGTCTTCGAGATGGCGCCGGTGACCGGGCTCAGCGTGTTCGGCGACATGGAGCTGATGGCGTGCTACCCCGAGCCGAAGGACGGCTGCCCGGTGAACAGCATGACCGCCCGGGTGACACTGTTCGTCAACCAGTGGAAGGCCGACGGCACGCTGTGCAAGTCGGACGCCTCGTCGAGCGTGACGGCGCTGGTCCGCCGCGACGTCCACCACTACGTGGTCCCGCTGAACACCCGCTTCGCGGCGGCGACGGGCAACGGCTGCGTGCCGAAGTTCAATTTCTACGTCAAGACCGACTGGGTGAGCGGCTCGACGGGCGCTGTTCAGATGGCGTCGGGCGCTCTGCCCGACGCGACCGGTTCGACGGTGAAGCACTATGACGCGATGAGCCACGCCTTCGCCGTCGCTTACTGAGGTCGAGGGGGCGCGCCGGCTTCCCGGCGCGCCCCCGGCGTCAGGCGGGTTTGCCGAACCAGCGGCGCAGCGAAGCGTCGAGCCCGGTCGTGGCGCCGCCCTCGCTGGCCCAGGCGATGTGCCCGTCCGGCCGGATCAGCACACCGGTGAGCGACGGCTCGCTGACGCACTTCGCCGTCAGCGTGGTCACGCGGCCGGCCCAGCCACTCCCGGTTTCGCGCAGCTCGGCGTTCTCGGCCAGGTCGAGCAGCAGCGCCCGGCCGTCCTGGAGGTGCTCGCCGAGCCGGGTGCCGTCGGCGAACGCGAAGTCGGGCGCACCGCGGCCGGTGAGGTCGTGCTCGCCCTCGATCGGGTACCGGTGCAGGACGCCGGAGAGCTTCTTGGCCAGGTACGTCGCACCGTCGTCGGTGAGCAGCAGGTCGGTGACGACCTGGCGCAGCGCCTTGGTCCGGACGTCGCTGCGCATCAGCGCGACCTGCGCCCGCGTCCACTCGAGAACCCACTCGCCGATCGGGTGCCGTTCGGTCGTGTAGGTGTCGAGCAGGCCGTCGGGCGCCCAGCCGTGGATGGTCGCGGCGAGCTTCCAGCCGAGGTTGACGGCGTCGCCGATGCCGAGGTTGAGCCCCTGCCCGCCGAAGGGGGAGTGGACGTGCGCGGCGTCGCCCGCGAGGAGCACGCGGCCCTTGCGGTAGGTGGTCGCCTGCCGCGCGTTGTCGGTGAAGCGCGTCGCGCTGTGCACCTTGGTCACCCGGACGTCCGCGCCGGAGACCCGCCGGAAGCTGTCTTCGAGCTCCTGCGCGGTGACCGGGGCGTCGCGGTCCGCGGGCGGCCCGTCGAACTCGACGGTGAGCATCCGGCCGGGCATCGGCCCGTGGACGTAGAGGCCGCCGTTGCCGTGCTGCCAGCCGCCGGGCAGGGCATCGGTGCCGGTGAGCTCGGCGAGCGCCTGCCGGCCGGTGACGGCGGGATCGGTCCCGGGGAACTCGAACCCGGCGTGTTTGCGGACGAAGCTGCGGCCCCCGTCGGCCCCGACGAGCCAGCCGGCGTGTTCTTCGCTCCCGTCGCCGAACCGCACGGTCACGCCATCGTCGTCGGCATCGAACCCGGTCACCTCGACGCCCCGCCGGATCTCGACGCCCAGCTCGGCGGCGCGTTCGGCGAGGACGGCCTCGACGGCCTGCTGCTGGATCACGACGACGTTCGCCGCGGGCCCGACGTCGCGGAAGGCGGGATCGTCGAAGTGGACGCCGCTCGAGGCGACCATGATCCCGGCGAAGTGCCCGACGGGGATCGCGGGCTTCGGCCCGCCCCCGCCCGCGCCTCGCGATTTCAGGAACTCCTGGATCTTGTCGAAGTTCTGCTGCACCACGGCATCCACCGCGGGCAGCAGGCCACGGCGGTAGAAGGCCTCGGCGGTCGTCAGGTTGACCGACCCGGCCTTGATCGTCAGGTCCGGCTCGGCGAGCCGTTCGACGACGAGCACGTTCACGTCCTTGAGCCGGAGTTCGCAGGCCAGCATCAGCCCGACCGGTCCGCCCCCGGAGATCACCACATCCCAGTTCATGGCTCCGATGATGCCGCGAAACTTTTACCGAGTCAAACTTTGGGCTCGGTCTATACTCTCGGCTCATGGCGGATCACGGACTGCGCGAGCGGAAGAAGCGGGCCACGCGCCAGCTGATTTCGAACGTGGCCTCGGGCCTGTTCATCGAGCGAGGCTTCGAGGAGGTGACGGTGGCGGAGATAGCCGAAGCGGCGGGCGTGTCGAAGATGACGGTGTTCAACTACTTCCCGCGCAAGGAGGATCTCTTCCTGGACCGCCACGCGGACCGGCTGGCGGAGCTGACCGAGGTGGTCCGATCCCGGCCGGCGGGGGTATCGGCTTGCGCTGCTCTGCGCGCGCACCAGCACGCGCTCTTGGCTTCCGGCCATCCGCTGTCCGGGGCCATCGCGGGCGGGCCGGGGTTCTGGTGGGTGCTGACGTCGAGTCCCGCGCTGATGGCCCGGTGGTACGAGCAGGAGCGGGAGATCGCGGACGCGTTCGCCGAGGTGTTCGTCGCGGAGACGGGGGACGCGTTCCGGTCCCGGATGGTGGCGGGACTGTTGACCACGGCGATCACGACGGTCTTCGCACACGCCATGGGGCGGATTGTGGCCGGCAATGATGCCGAGGTGGTTCGGCGGGAGCAGGTCGAGGTGATCGATCAGGCTTTCGATCTGGTGGAGCGTGGAGTGGGAGAGTTCCCGGCCAAGCCGCGTTGAATCGACCTGACTTCGGACTAGCCCTTGTCTACCAGGTGCCTCTATCAACGCCGACTCGCCATCGTCGACAACTGAAGACCATTGACGATCATTGTTTCTGCAACGGGCCGACCGTTGCCAACGTCTTTCTCGGGTCCGTGTGACCTAATTGGCGTCATGCTTCAGCAAGGACTTCCGAGGCTCGATCACATGATCTCGAGCCGCTAGCCCGATCGGCGCAGCCGGCAACGGGTCAGCGTTCGTCCGTTCAAGTGAAAGCTTGGAATACATGTGCGTCCTTGGTGCCGACTGGCGACCTCTGGTCTGAGCCTCACGCAATCCTCCAAGCGGCATCGTAGGTGGGCATGAAGAAGCAAGGTACTTGGTCGCGCACTGACAAGATCGCGCGGTGGAGTCTCGTGGTCTCTGTCGCAGCGCTGCTTCTCGCTGCCACTCCACTGATCGGGGACTGGATCGCATGGCTACGGGAGCCGGCGGCCTCGATTTCGAGCCTTGATCAGAACGCAACACTGATTGGCGAGAATCAGAAAATATCTGGACGCGCAGATCATTTGCCAAAAGACGGCGACCTCTGGCTCATCGTCCGCACGGCCGATCCGGGCGACTGGTATCCTCAGCAGAAGCTCGAAGTTTCGTCGGATGGAATATGGAACGGCGAATTCGACTTAGGTACTCCGGGTCGTTTTCAGCTATCCATTTACTTGGCTGACCGCGAGTCGTCAGGTGTTCTTGCAAACAGTGTTGAAACGTTAGAGAAGAACGGATTCACAAAGGGTGTAGTCAGTCTCCCGACCCAGCTTGTCCTGATGGATTCCAGGGCCGTAATTCGGGCCGCCTGATGCTCATGAAATCAATTGAATTACAATTGGCAAAACTGTCGGACCGTCAGATCGGATGATGGTGGCGTCACTGGAATCCGATCTCTGCCCAAGTAAGCTCTGACCGTCGCCGCCATTCATGGCCTGGATACCCTTCAACAGCACACCCGACCACTAGGATCGGAGACTTGTTGGGCCAGTTGCGTTCTAGACGCCGCGGCAGTCACCCTCGGGCCCTGGCAAGCTAGACGGCCCTGGGGGGACTTGAATCCTCATGCCCGTTGAGAGTGCTGATTGGGCCGCTCGCACTGCAGCATTTGGTCGTTTTGAGGGGTCTCGCTGGCTTAGCGGAGTGCGGTCTTCGCGCCCTCGGCCACTGCTGTTGCGACCGCCGCGAGGGCGGGGGAGTCCAGCTTCCACTGCTGCCAGTGCAGCGGTACGTCGAGCGGGCGGTCTGGGGCCAGGTCCACCAGGGCGTCGCCGCGGGGGGCCGCTTGGATCTCGGGGACCATGCCCCAGCCCATTCCTGCTGCCACCGCGTCCACGAATGACTCTGATGCCGGGATGTGGTGGCGGACCAGGGTGAAGTTTCGGCGGCGTGTCAGGCTGCGCAGGAAGCGATCCTGCAGGTCGTCCTTGCGGTCGAACATGATCACTGGTGCTGCCGGCAGGGAGGTTGGCAAGGGTGAGGTCAGCCAGCGGGCGATGAACGCGGGGGACGCCATCGCCCGGTAGCGCATGCGGCCCAAGCGGACCGATGTGCAGCCCTGGACTGGTTGGGGTGAAGCCGTTACCGCCGCCATCACCAGGCCCTCTCGCAGGAGCGCGGCCGTGTGGTCCTGGTCCTCGCGTTGGAGGTCGAAGCAGATTCCGAGGGATTCCGGGAGGCGGGCCAAGCTGGGGAGGAACCACGTGGCGAGGGAGTCGGCGTTAACCGCGATCGACAGGGTCCGGGTCGCGGAGCGGAGGCCCAATTCGGCCAGCGCGTCGTATTCCAGCTGTGCCAGTGAGCGCGCGAAGCGGATCAATACCTGGCCGGACTCGGTGAGCGTGACCGGCTTCGTGCGGAGCAGGAGCACGCGGCCCGTGCGCTGCTCCAGAGCCTTCACCCGCTGGCTGACCGCGGACGGCGTCACGTGCAGCACCGCCGCCGCTGCGTCGAAGCTTTGCTCGTCCACTACGGCCAGGAGGGTTCTGACCTGGTCGAGCGGGAGATCTGACATCACGGACGCTAATGTTACGTAAGAATCTTTAGCTGGAGTAATCCAGCAAGACGGTCATACCGTGGCGGGGTGCTGCCACTGCTCCTCGCCGGGTTCGGGACCGGCCTGTCCCTCATCGTCGCCATCGGCTCGCAGAACGCCTTCCTCCTGCAGCAAGGACTGCGGGGCGGCGCCGTGACCCCGCTGGTCGTCATCTGCGCTGGGTCGGACCTCGTGCTGATCGGGCTGGGGGTCACCGGGATCGGGGCCGTCATCCGGCAGTGGCCGACGGCGATCGGGGTGATCGCCGTCGGGGGTGGGATTTTTCTGCTCGGCTATGGGGTGCTTGCCGCGCGGCGGGCGTTTCGGCCCTCCGTCATGACCGTCGGTGCCGAACAGACGCCGCTGCGGAAGGCCGTGCTGGCCTGCGTTGCCTTCACCTGGCTCAACCCGCACGTCTATCTCGACACCGTCCTGCTGCTCGGTTCGGTCGCCGTCGCCCATGGCGATGGACGGTGGCTTTTCGGGCTCGGCGCATGCGTCGCCAGTGCCGTGTGGTTCAGCGCGCTCGGCTTCGGTGCGAAGAAGCTGGCAGGTGTGTTTGCGCGACCCGTGGCGTGGCGCGTTCTGGATGTCGTCATCGCCGTGACGATGACGGGCCTAGGTGTCACGATGCTCTTCAGCCGCGTGTGACTCACCAGAGTTGTCCGCGCTCCGATGCCGGCGGGCGCTCCAGCTCCAGCAGGAACTGCTTGCGCTTCAACCCGCCCGCGTAGCCCGTCAGCTTCCCGTTCTTGCCGACCACGCGGTGGCACGCCACCAGGATGCTCAACGGGTTCCGCCCGACCGCTGCCCCGACTTCGTGTGGCAGTCCGCCGACCGCATTCGCGAGGTCGCCGTAGGTCGCGGTCGAGCCGTACGGGATCGTCGCCAGCTCTGTCCACACCGCACGGTCGAAGGAAGAGCCTTCGGCGCGCATCGGCACGGCGAACTCCGTGCGCTGCCCGGCGAAGTACTCCTTCAGCTGGCGGACAGTGTCGGGGAACGCGTCGTCGTCGCGCGGGCCGAACGTCGTCCGGTCCGGCCGGGTCCAGTGGTGCGGGAAATACAGGCCGGTCACGACGTCGCCGTCGCCGACCAGGGTGAGCTCGCCGATCGGGGAATCCACCAGAGTGTGCTTCATCAGTCCTCCCAAGTTGTGCCGTCCGCCCAGGCGCCGCGTACGCCGGGTAGCCGGAAGTTCGCCAGGGCCGCCGTGACGACCGTCCTGCCGGGACTCCACGACGTCGACATCCGCAGCCGCCGTGTCATGCCGGCCCAGCCGGCCGGGGTGGCGCTGACCATCCAGATGTCCGGCTCCGGCGCCGCGAACCGCCGGGCTTGGCGCAGCCACGACGCCGCTGACTCCGGCCACGTCACCGTCGCCAGCACCAGGCCGCCCCACGCTGCGGCGATCCGCTCGCCGTCGGCTCGCGAGACCGGGTCGGCCGCGGTGCCGATCACGACGTGCCGGGCCTGGCCGATCAACCCCACGAGCGCCTCGAGTTCCGCGTCGGTCATGCCGCGTCGTGGAATACCAGGCCCAGGGTGTGCCGCCGGCCTGAACGGACCGCCGAAACGCCGTGGCGCACCGGTGACGCCGACCAGCCGCGGGCCGAGCGGACCGGGCGGTCGCGGGTGGTGAACACCAGGCCGTGGCCCTGCGGGATGAGTGTCGCGGTGCCGCGCGACTGCGCTCGGGGGCGCTGCTCGACCAGCAGGAACTCGCCGCCGGTGTGGTCGGTGCCCGGGTCGTTGAGGTTGATCACGACCTGCAGGGGGAACACCTTGTCGCCGTAGAGGTCGCGGTGCAGCGCGTTCCAGCCGCCTGTCTCGTAGCGCAACAGGATCGGGGTCGGCCGCCGCTGGCCGGCGTCGTGGCAGACCGCCAGCCACTCGTCCAAAGTGGACGGCCATTCCGGCTCGCGGCCGAGCCGGGTGTACCAGTCCTGCGCGATCGGAAGCAGCCGTGGGTAGAGCGCTTGCCGCAGTCGCTGCACGGGCTCCGGGAACGGTTCGGCGAAGTAGTGGTAGTCGCCGTTGTCGCCGAAGCGGTGGCGGCGCAGGTTGACCGTCGCGCGGAAGTGCTCCGGCTGGTCCCACAGCGCGACGAGCTTCGCGCACTCGGCCGGGGTGAGCAGCGGGGGAAGGAGCGCGCAGCCGTAGTCATCGACCTCGGCGGCCACCGCGCCCCAATCGGCCGCGGCGACGCGGTTCTCGTAAGTGCTCATACCGGGTAGACGCCCTGGAGGGGCGAAACGTGAGATGGGGTGGGGAGATTTCCTGGGCCGACGCTGCCGCTACCGGTACTCCGGACGCCGGGTCGGGGGTGTGCCTCGGCGCGGACATCGGGCCGAATCGGCCATGTACCGGACGCAGGTGGAGGTGCGGTGTGGTTGCGGTAGATGCTGGGGGCGGGGGCGATGCGGCTTGGTAGGCGGCGACAGGTACTGGCGTGCCGGGTGCGGGTAGGGCGGCTGCTGTGCTGGTGATGTGGTGGCCGCCGGCAGCCGGAGGGTGAACAGCTCGGCCGGCGTGGCTGCGGCGCGCACCGGCCTTCGGTGGTCGGCTTCGCGGGGCCGAGGCGAGCAGGGCGTGGCCGCCCTGCTCGCGGTGCTCCGCCGGCCGGGGAAAGCTCGCTGGATCGGAGCGTGCGGGTCGGGCTCAAAGGCGTGGGTCGTCGCGCTCCTCGGCACGGCTACAAGCCGCCGGCCGACGGCCAGGAGGTAGCTCAGGCCGCTTCCATCGTCAGCAGGGTGCGCTTGGCTTCCTCGCCTCCCGCGTACTGGCCGTACGAGCCGTCGGAACGGACTACCCGGTGGCAGGGGACCACCACCGGCAGCGGGTTGAGCGCGCACGCCGTGCCGACCGCTCGGACCGCCTTCGGGCTTCCCGCCGCCGTTGCCACCTGGGCGTAGCTCTCCGTGTGGCCGTACGCGATCTCCGGCAGGTGCTCCAGCACCGACAGGCGGAACCCGCGCGCCAAGCGGAAGTCCAGCGGGACGTCGAATGCTCGGCGGCCGCCGGTGAAGTACTCGTCCAGCTGGCGGACCACCAGGTCGAGGCGGGCCGGTGCCCGGAGGATCCGGGGGCTGATCGCCGACGCGAGGTCGGCCAGTACCGCTTCGTGGTCCTGGCGGTCGAAGGCCACCTTGACCAGACCTTGGGGGGTCGCCGCCAGCAGCAGGGAACCGACCGGGGTGTCGAGCGTGCGGTAGGCGACGTCCAGCAGGCCCTCGCGCTCCGCGGCGGTGGTCAGCCGTTCGTGCAGGCGGTCCGGCAGGACTTCGTAGGCCACCGGAAGCGACGGGATGATGTCGATCATGAGTGCGCTCCTTCCAAGGGGTAGGTGGCCCGCAGGGTCTTGACGCCGTCGGCGGCCGCCCGGCGGGCGGCGTCCGTGCTGCCCCCGGTGATCTCCGCGATTTCGCGGTAGGGCAGCCCGGCCAGGTAGTGGTAGGCGACGGCGGTGCGCTGCTTGTCCGGCAGCTTCGCGAGCGCGTCCCACAGGTCGCTGTCCGGCACGCCGGTGCCGCCGGGCCGGTCCGGGATCTCGCCCACCGGCAGCGGGTGGCGCGCCTGCGCGCGGGTGACGTCGATGGCCTTGCGGTGCGCGATCGTGACGAGCCATGCCTGGACGTTCGCCTCGGCGGGCAGATCGGGGTACGCCTTGAGGGCGGCCAGGAAGGTCTCCGACCAGGCGTCTTCGGCGTCGGCGGGGCCGAGCACGGCCCGGCAGACCCGGAGGACCATCGGCCCGTGCTCGGCCACGACTTGCTCGAACGGTTTCACGATCACACCTTGTAGACGTCCGGGAACGCCGCAACGTGAGATCGAGTTTGTCACGCGTACGGGTAAACCCAGTACCCGTCCCCGTCGAGGATGTGGTTGTTCACCACGAACTGCCCGATGCTCGCCAGAAGTGCCTGGTAGTCGCTGTCGAGCACCGGCTGGACGGCGTACGACGGACCCCGGTCGACGCCGGGAGCGGGCAGCGTCGCGCCGTCGTAGGTGGTGTCGAACGGGTAGACCGCGCAGGCGTTGACCTGCCCGTCCGGCCGCGTCGCGTACCCCGGGCCCCAGTGCTGCGTGCAGGCCAGCTCCGCGGTCGCGCGGTGGGTCGCCTGCGCCGCCGTGTCGTAGAACAGCCGGGTGATCGGGTACGACCGGCCCGCGCTCCCGCCCTGGTAGCCGGGGTTGCCCGGCGCCAGGTGGCCCTGGGACGTGCCGGGGTACGTGCTCGGGAAGTTCACCAGCGCGGCCCGGACGAGTGCCGCCGACGCCGGGAAGCCGGACGTCGCCGAGTTGTCGAGGATGTACAGCGGCTGGAACCCGAACGTGCAGTCGCTGCCCGCCGCGTACGCCGGGTTCAGCAGCCGCGCGACGTCGCAGCGCAGGGAGGCGCTGTGGGCGCCGGTCACCAGCGTCGTCCGGTCGCCGGTGTCCTCGGCGACCAGGTGCCGCTCACCGACGTACCAGGTGCGCTGCTCGGCCTGCACCGCCGGCGAGTCGGTCGCCACCGGCACGTCGGTGCCTTCCATGGTGAACACGTGCGTCTCGTCGGACTGCGCCCGCCAGTCGGCGATGCTCTTGACGACCTGCGCGGACGGCGTGTCGCAGTGCGCGCTGCCGGTGGTGTAGCGCGGACTGCAGCTCATCGAGATGCCGAACTGCATCGCGTCGGTGACCACGCCGGACAGCGACCAGCCGACCATCCGCGTGGCGACTTCGAGCTTCCGCTGCGCCGGCAGCAGGTTGCTGGTCGAGATGACCCGCGCCCACACCGTGCCGGTGACCGCGCAGCCCGCTTCGGGACACGCGTAGCGCTGGTAAGCCATGTCGGTGATGGTGCAGCCGGCGAACCGGTTCTTCGTCCAGTACCCGGCGCGGATGTCCTTGTGGCACTCGTCGAACGTCACCGGCGTCGGGACGTTCTGGTCGAGCCCGGACACCAGAGCCCGCTGCGCCTGGGGCATTGCCGCGGGCAGCTTCCGCAGGTCGAGGGACTTCGAGAGCGGGACGCCCGCCGGGACCTCGCGGAAGACGCCGACCGAGCGGTCCGGCGCGGCGTGCGCGGTGGCCGGGACGGCGGTGAACACCGTGACGAGGGTGACGAGGGCGCAGGCGACCCGTCTTCGATTCGGCATCGCTCCCCATTCCGGCCGGTCCGGAAATCGATTCACGGACAAGGGCTGCCACGCTAGCGCAGCCCGATCCGGGTGGTCACTCCGACGAAGGAGTGAACGGAAGTCGTTGCCCCATCGGGCAAATCACGACGCCGGGGCGATCCCGGTGACGACCGTGGCGCCCAGCTCTTCGGACTCGTGGACGCGCGGCGTCAGCCCGGCCGCGGCGAATATCCCGCCCAATACCGGAGCCTGCCGTTCACTCGATTCGGTGAGCAGGATCCCGCCGGGCGCGAGCCACTGCAACGCGCCCGCGGCGACGCGGCGGGCGAGGTCGAGGCCGTCCGTGCCACCGTCGAGCGCGACGCGGGGTTCGTGCAGCCGGGCTTCCGGCGGCATGGTCGCGACGGCGTCCGAAGGCACGTACGGGACGTTCGCCATGAGGACGTCGACCCGGCCGCGAAGCGACGACGGCAGCGCGTCGTAGAGGTCACCCTCGTGGACCTGCGCGCCGGGGAGGTTCACCCGGGCACAGGCGACGGCCGCGGGCTCGACGTCGGCCGCGTGCAGCTCACGCGGGCGCAGCGCGGCGGCGAACGCGGCGGCCAGCGCACCCGAGCCGCAGCACAGGTCGAGCACCACCGGATCGGGCGGCGCGAGCGAGACGGCGACGTCGACCAGGAACTCGGTGCGGTGGCGTGGCACGAACACCCCGGGCCGCACGGTGATCCGCAGGCCGTGGAACTCCGCCCAGCCGAGCAGGTGCTCCAACGGCAGCCCGGCGACGCGGCGTTCCACCAGCGAGCCGAGCTCCGCCGGCGTCGTGGCGGCGGCGATCAGCAGGTCCGCCTCGTCCTCGGCGAACACGCAACCCGCGGCGCGCAGCCGCGAGACGACAGTCGAAGTGTCCAGCAAGGAACCGAGGCTACCGGACCTCCACCGCGTCCCCGACGCTCAGGCCGTCGAAGAACGCCGCCGAATCGGCGTCGGTGAGGTGGACGCAGCCGTGCGACGGCGCGTCGAGCGGTCCCGCGTGGAAGGCGATCCCGCCGGCGGCGAAGAACACCGAGTTGGGCATGTCGGTGCCGTACACGCTGCTGCGGTGCTCGCGGTCCTTCCACACGACGTGGAACGACCCGGCCGGCGTCGCCTGTTCGGGCGGTCCGAAGCCGGCCGGGACCGGGCCGCGCACGACCTTGCCCTCCCGCAGCAGCCAGGCCAGCCGCTGCGCCAGGCTCACGCACGCCCCGGTCGTCACGGCACACGGCGGGGCGGGCGGCGGCGTGGTCGTCGTGGGGGTGGGTGTGGCCGTCCGGGTCAGCGGCAGCGGCTCGGCGATCGGGCTCGGCGTCGTCGTGCGCGGTGCCGCGCACGAAACCGTGACCAGCATCAACCCCAGCAGGGGCACCAC
This genomic window from Amycolatopsis mongoliensis contains:
- a CDS encoding putative protein N(5)-glutamine methyltransferase, which gives rise to MDTSTVVSRLRAAGCVFAEDEADLLIAAATTPAELGSLVERRVAGLPLEHLLGWAEFHGLRITVRPGVFVPRHRTEFLVDVAVSLAPPDPVVLDLCCGSGALAAAFAAALRPRELHAADVEPAAVACARVNLPGAQVHEGDLYDALPSSLRGRVDVLMANVPYVPSDAVATMPPEARLHEPRVALDGGTDGLDLARRVAAGALQWLAPGGILLTESSERQAPVLGGIFAAAGLTPRVHESEELGATVVTGIAPAS
- a CDS encoding L,D-transpeptidase, whose product is MRGTRVVPLLGLMLVTVSCAAPRTTTPSPIAEPLPLTRTATPTPTTTTPPPAPPCAVTTGACVSLAQRLAWLLREGKVVRGPVPAGFGPPEQATPAGSFHVVWKDREHRSSVYGTDMPNSVFFAAGGIAFHAGPLDAPSHGCVHLTDADSAAFFDGLSVGDAVEVR